One segment of Verrucomicrobiia bacterium DNA contains the following:
- the atpD gene encoding F0F1 ATP synthase subunit beta, translating into MATKTKTQTTSEGEISQIIGAVIDVRFQGTVLPAVLEALTVTHKDGSEIILEVSSHLDHQSVRTIALSSTDGLRRGDKVVASGAPISTPVGEAVLGRMLNVTGAPIDNKGEVKTDIRYPIHRPAPDFTELTTTTEIFETGIKVLDLIAPIPKGGKVGLFGGAGVGKTVLIQELIRNIAAEHGGYSVFAGVGERTREGNDLYHEMKDSGVLDKTALVFGQMNEPPGARARVALTGLAMAEYFRDQGKDLLLFIDNIFRFTQAGSEVSALLGRMPSAVGYQPTLASEMGNLQERITSTKTGSITSVQAVYVPADDLTDPAPATTFAHLDSTVVLSRALSEIGIYPAVDPLDSTSTILDPRIVGQEHYDVARGVQNILQRYKDLQDIIAILGMEELSEEDKITVARARRIQRFLSQPFNVAEVFTGIPGAYVSLKDTVRSFKEILDGKHDDKSEQAFYLKGTIDEVK; encoded by the coding sequence ATGGCTACTAAAACGAAAACCCAAACAACATCTGAGGGAGAGATCTCCCAGATTATCGGTGCGGTTATCGACGTTCGCTTCCAAGGCACGGTCCTTCCTGCTGTTCTTGAGGCGCTTACCGTCACCCACAAGGATGGATCCGAAATTATCCTGGAGGTATCCAGCCACCTGGACCACCAATCCGTTCGCACCATTGCCCTTTCCAGTACCGACGGCCTTCGCCGCGGCGACAAGGTTGTGGCAAGCGGCGCCCCAATCAGCACTCCCGTTGGTGAAGCCGTGCTTGGCCGCATGTTGAATGTGACTGGCGCGCCTATCGACAACAAAGGCGAGGTAAAGACGGACATCCGCTACCCTATCCACCGCCCTGCGCCAGACTTTACCGAACTTACTACCACTACCGAGATCTTTGAGACTGGTATTAAGGTATTGGACCTTATCGCCCCTATTCCAAAAGGTGGAAAAGTTGGCCTCTTTGGTGGTGCCGGTGTAGGAAAGACCGTTCTCATTCAGGAGCTTATCCGCAACATTGCCGCAGAGCATGGCGGGTACTCCGTATTTGCCGGCGTAGGTGAGCGTACCCGTGAAGGGAACGACCTCTACCACGAAATGAAGGACTCTGGCGTTTTGGATAAGACCGCCCTGGTTTTTGGCCAGATGAACGAACCGCCGGGCGCCCGCGCCCGTGTGGCCCTTACCGGTCTCGCCATGGCTGAGTACTTCCGCGACCAAGGCAAGGACCTCTTGCTCTTTATCGACAACATCTTCCGCTTTACCCAGGCAGGCTCTGAGGTATCCGCCCTCCTTGGCCGCATGCCATCTGCCGTTGGGTACCAGCCAACCCTGGCTTCTGAGATGGGTAACCTTCAGGAGCGTATTACGTCTACCAAGACCGGTTCCATTACCTCTGTGCAGGCCGTGTATGTGCCAGCAGACGACCTTACGGACCCAGCCCCCGCCACTACCTTTGCCCACCTGGACTCTACCGTGGTGCTTTCCCGTGCGCTGTCTGAGATTGGTATTTACCCTGCCGTAGACCCGTTGGATTCCACCTCTACCATCTTGGACCCCCGTATTGTGGGCCAAGAGCACTACGATGTGGCCCGTGGCGTACAGAACATCCTCCAGCGCTATAAGGATTTGCAGGATATTATCGCTATCCTTGGTATGGAAGAGCTTTCTGAAGAAGACAAGATTACCGTTGCCCGCGCCCGCCGCATCCAACGCTTCCTTTCCCAGCCGTTCAACGTGGCAGAGGTATTCACCGGTATCCCTGGTGCCTACGTTTCCCTCAAGGACACCGTCCGCTCGTTTAAGGAAATTTTGGATGGTAAGCACGACGATAAGTCAGAGCAAGCATTCTACCTTAAGGGAACTATCGACGAAGTTAAGTAG
- the atpC gene encoding ATP synthase F1 subunit epsilon has protein sequence MLTVEIISPEKAIHRTTGVEVILPTTAGELGIRTGHLPLLAQLKSGTVVVKKENGKDEILATFGGIVEVFENTVYLMVDSAELADDLDELKVQEAIHRAEELKAEAKNTGDLKTASAMLAKNFTRLKAVRRFKHHGHHARPIKDEEKPN, from the coding sequence ATGCTCACCGTTGAAATCATCAGTCCCGAAAAGGCCATCCACCGGACAACCGGCGTGGAGGTCATTTTGCCGACTACCGCCGGTGAGCTTGGTATCCGTACCGGGCACCTTCCCCTCTTGGCCCAGCTGAAAAGCGGGACGGTGGTAGTGAAGAAGGAAAATGGCAAAGATGAGATTCTGGCCACCTTCGGCGGCATCGTAGAGGTCTTTGAGAATACCGTGTACCTTATGGTGGACTCCGCAGAACTTGCTGATGACCTGGATGAGCTTAAGGTTCAGGAAGCCATCCACCGGGCTGAGGAGCTGAAGGCTGAGGCTAAGAATACAGGAGACCTCAAGACCGCTTCCGCCATGCTTGCCAAGAACTTTACGCGCCTTAAAGCCGTACGGCGCTTCAAGCACCATGGCCACCATGCCCGGCCTATAAAGGACGAGGAAAAACCAAACTAA
- a CDS encoding cryptochrome/photolyase family protein, whose protein sequence is MQAFLLFSHQLFGDVVRQPRHSVIYLLEDSRLFRREVEPGIAIFHRAALQAVRERLLVKGFVVKYMGADEYPTLNDALAEIAGKKPEVVRHFTIGDSKLAAQVRAFCKKENIPVKELANATPRIKVRPRAHFVPAVLPPIEPNRYVMEAVDYLSRMVPLTDAIEFAYPVTKGDAEEWLELLPEIVRAGGDIREAARDLAPLVVAGLIDLSSLNASEDYTAPPEHTAALKALLFGA, encoded by the coding sequence ATGCAGGCTTTCCTTCTTTTTTCACACCAGCTCTTTGGCGACGTTGTCCGCCAACCCCGCCACAGCGTTATCTACCTTTTGGAAGATAGTCGCTTGTTTCGCCGTGAGGTGGAGCCGGGCATAGCCATTTTTCACCGTGCAGCCCTGCAGGCCGTGCGTGAACGCTTGCTTGTGAAAGGGTTCGTTGTGAAATACATGGGGGCGGATGAGTATCCAACCCTGAATGATGCCTTGGCTGAAATTGCCGGCAAAAAACCCGAGGTTGTCCGTCATTTTACTATTGGGGATAGCAAGCTTGCGGCACAGGTCCGTGCTTTTTGTAAGAAAGAAAACATTCCCGTTAAGGAATTGGCGAATGCGACACCACGCATTAAGGTCCGTCCACGCGCTCATTTTGTGCCAGCTGTCCTGCCGCCCATTGAGCCAAACCGGTATGTTATGGAGGCAGTGGACTACCTATCCCGTATGGTGCCGCTCACCGATGCCATTGAGTTTGCTTACCCGGTGACTAAGGGGGATGCGGAGGAGTGGCTAGAACTTTTGCCGGAGATAGTCCGTGCCGGCGGGGATATCCGTGAAGCAGCCCGGGACCTTGCCCCCTTGGTGGTAGCGGGGCTTATCGACCTCTCCAGCTTGAACGCCAGTGAAGACTACACCGCCCCACCTGAACATACGGCAGCACTGAAGGCCCTCCTCTTCGGGGCATAG
- a CDS encoding A/G-specific adenine glycosylase gives METVQDFRLTVLNHYRENGRSFPWRETADPYAVAISELMLQQTQTDRVVPKYEAFLSALPTWQALASVDTKTLLQLWQGLGYNRRALNAKRMAEQVVEKHGGQMPVGEDELRALPGIGPYTAGAVRAFAFNQPVVMIETNIRRAFLHHFFADKEGVPDADLFPLIQEAVDMDNPREWYYALMDYGSWLAKKYPNANRRSKHYTKQSTFTGSLRQLRGQVVRFVTKHPRTTVVELLEETGQAPERLNEALAGLAKDGFVVCEGNEIALA, from the coding sequence ATGGAGACGGTCCAAGATTTTCGCCTGACCGTCCTCAATCACTACCGGGAAAACGGCCGTTCTTTCCCATGGCGCGAAACTGCCGATCCTTACGCCGTTGCCATCTCGGAGCTCATGCTCCAGCAGACGCAAACCGACCGGGTTGTCCCAAAGTACGAAGCATTTTTAAGCGCTCTGCCCACCTGGCAAGCGCTTGCTTCTGTTGATACCAAGACATTGCTGCAGCTCTGGCAGGGACTTGGCTATAACCGCCGCGCCTTGAATGCCAAGCGGATGGCGGAGCAAGTGGTAGAGAAGCATGGTGGCCAGATGCCCGTAGGGGAGGATGAGCTTAGGGCTTTGCCGGGTATTGGTCCCTACACTGCAGGTGCAGTCAGGGCTTTTGCTTTTAACCAGCCTGTGGTCATGATTGAAACCAATATACGGAGAGCCTTTCTTCACCACTTTTTTGCAGATAAGGAGGGTGTGCCCGATGCTGACCTTTTTCCGCTCATCCAAGAAGCAGTGGACATGGATAACCCGCGGGAGTGGTACTACGCCCTCATGGATTACGGTTCGTGGCTGGCCAAGAAATACCCCAACGCCAACCGCAGGAGCAAACACTACACAAAACAGAGTACCTTCACAGGCTCTCTGAGGCAGCTACGGGGGCAGGTAGTCCGATTTGTGACAAAGCACCCGCGTACAACAGTTGTGGAGCTCCTGGAGGAAACTGGGCAGGCTCCTGAGCGTCTCAATGAGGCACTGGCCGGCCTCGCCAAGGATGGCTTCGTGGTGTGCGAGGGGAATGAAATTGCACTGGCATAA